From one Streptomyces sp. CA-210063 genomic stretch:
- the hisC gene encoding histidinol-phosphate transaminase, whose translation MVRVRSSLAQLPAYVPGRKLPGAVVLASNESPYGLLPGVAETLTELAGGVSRYPDMSATSLVQVIARHHGVEPERIAVGAGSSEVCGQLLHSVVGPGDEVVFGWRSFEAYPILTAVAGGTAVKVPLRDHTLDLDAMAAAITDRTRLVFVCNPNNPTSTAVGERALRDFTDRVPGNVLIVVDEAYREYADPVLVPDALGLLGDRPNVVVLRTFSKAYGLAGLRVGYCVAPREIAAHVRKTQVPFSVSALAQEAAVVALGERAEVARRAALTVTERERVTLRLRALGFEVPDSQANFVWLPLADDSADLAVHCLDGKVVVRPFLGEGVRVTIGLPEENDALLALAASWRG comes from the coding sequence ATGGTGCGTGTCCGTTCGTCCTTGGCGCAGTTGCCCGCCTACGTCCCGGGCCGCAAGCTGCCCGGTGCGGTCGTGCTGGCCAGCAACGAATCCCCTTACGGGCTGCTGCCCGGGGTTGCCGAAACGCTCACGGAGCTGGCCGGTGGCGTGTCGCGGTACCCCGACATGAGCGCCACCTCGCTCGTCCAGGTCATAGCCCGGCACCACGGTGTCGAGCCCGAGCGGATCGCGGTGGGCGCGGGCTCCTCCGAGGTCTGCGGACAACTGCTGCACTCGGTGGTCGGCCCCGGCGACGAGGTCGTCTTCGGCTGGCGGTCCTTCGAGGCGTACCCGATCCTCACGGCGGTGGCCGGCGGTACGGCGGTGAAGGTCCCGCTGCGTGACCACACGCTGGACCTCGACGCCATGGCCGCGGCGATCACCGACCGGACCCGGCTGGTCTTCGTCTGCAACCCCAACAACCCCACCTCCACCGCGGTCGGCGAGCGGGCGTTGCGCGATTTCACGGACCGCGTTCCGGGGAATGTGCTGATCGTCGTCGACGAGGCATACCGGGAGTACGCCGATCCGGTGCTGGTCCCCGACGCCCTCGGCCTGCTCGGCGACCGGCCGAACGTGGTGGTGCTGCGGACCTTCTCCAAGGCGTACGGCCTGGCGGGACTGCGCGTCGGCTACTGCGTGGCGCCGCGGGAGATCGCCGCCCATGTGCGCAAGACCCAGGTGCCGTTCAGCGTCAGCGCCCTTGCCCAGGAGGCGGCCGTCGTCGCCCTCGGGGAACGCGCGGAAGTCGCCCGACGTGCGGCGCTCACGGTCACCGAACGGGAGCGCGTCACCCTGCGGTTGCGCGCGCTCGGCTTCGAAGTCCCGGACTCCCAGGCCAACTTCGTGTGGCTGCCGCTGGCGGACGACAGCGCGGACCTCGCCGTGCACTGCCTCGACGGGAAAGTCGTGGTCCGCCCGTTCCTCGGCGAAGGCGTGCGGGTGACGATCGGACTGCCGGAGGAGAACGACGCCCTGCTCGCGCTCGCGGCGAGCTGGAGAGGCTGA
- a CDS encoding aldehyde dehydrogenase family protein has product MRPSPYERHRELLQEVVRALAAGECRRPFTEATGQDAADAGMRSTRTAGKVFGSLLGRPFDLDQPGELGRVATESSPYGIGTQGMGTQGMGIGYPRCDPAALVAAAGRATAGWRAAGLYQRAGLAVEILRRLNTRSHELALAVQHTTGQPPEAAFRAAGPRAQDRALEAVAHAFAESARVPADLRWESASPRGLSSAMRGTCTLVPRGVSLLIGCPDYPLWNGCPGLFASLVTGNPVIVAPHPRSVLPLAITVRVARQVLAEAGHTPDIVSLAVAEPGERLRLHQRLATDPAVRIVDFTGSARFADWLEQHARQATVFAERTGLNTVVVDSTEDYRGLMRGLAHSLCLCSGTVRTTPQNILVPTTGIATDEGRKSLRDFGADLGEAVDRLLGHPARVARLLGAIASEEARAGLAQAARYGAVLHPSRPLSHPDRPGADLRSPLLVRLGARDGRIYAREWPGPVSFLVGTDSTSHSLALFRGTVGRRGALYAAVHSTDPLVLAVAETAALDAGVHLVQNLAGDFPADPSSAGADLPATGAHFVTGRFRVVRSRRHAVTAAPAPAAGQAPVPVAIPALAPMAEPARVTVPDAGSSIELLDV; this is encoded by the coding sequence ATGCGCCCCAGTCCCTATGAGCGGCATCGCGAGCTGCTCCAGGAAGTCGTACGGGCCCTCGCGGCCGGTGAATGCCGCCGGCCCTTCACCGAGGCGACCGGACAGGATGCCGCCGACGCGGGCATGCGATCGACCCGAACGGCGGGCAAGGTCTTCGGTTCCCTGCTGGGACGGCCCTTCGACCTCGACCAACCCGGAGAACTCGGCCGGGTGGCCACCGAGTCCTCCCCGTACGGCATAGGCACGCAAGGCATGGGCACGCAAGGCATGGGCATCGGCTACCCGCGCTGCGACCCCGCGGCGCTGGTGGCGGCGGCCGGGCGGGCGACGGCCGGATGGCGTGCCGCCGGGCTGTACCAACGCGCCGGGCTGGCCGTGGAGATACTGCGCCGGCTGAACACCCGCAGCCATGAGCTGGCCCTCGCCGTGCAGCACACCACCGGCCAGCCTCCGGAGGCGGCGTTCCGGGCCGCCGGGCCGCGCGCTCAGGACCGCGCGCTGGAGGCCGTGGCCCATGCCTTTGCCGAGTCGGCGCGCGTCCCTGCGGACCTGCGCTGGGAGAGCGCCTCACCGAGGGGGCTGTCGTCGGCGATGCGGGGCACGTGCACCCTGGTGCCGCGCGGGGTGTCGCTGCTCATCGGCTGCCCCGACTATCCGCTCTGGAACGGCTGTCCGGGCCTGTTCGCCAGCCTGGTGACCGGAAATCCCGTGATCGTGGCCCCGCATCCGCGCTCCGTGCTGCCGCTGGCGATCACCGTGCGTGTCGCGCGGCAGGTGCTGGCGGAGGCCGGTCACACCCCGGACATCGTGTCCCTGGCCGTGGCGGAGCCGGGGGAGCGACTGCGACTGCATCAGAGGCTGGCCACCGACCCGGCGGTGCGCATCGTCGACTTCACCGGCTCGGCGCGGTTCGCCGACTGGCTGGAGCAACACGCGCGCCAGGCCACCGTGTTCGCCGAGCGCACCGGTCTGAACACCGTGGTCGTCGACTCCACCGAGGACTACCGGGGTCTGATGCGCGGCCTCGCCCACTCCCTGTGCCTGTGCAGCGGCACGGTCCGCACGACGCCGCAGAACATCCTGGTGCCGACGACGGGCATCGCGACCGACGAGGGACGCAAGAGCCTCAGGGACTTCGGCGCCGACCTCGGCGAGGCCGTGGACCGGTTGCTCGGGCATCCGGCACGGGTGGCGCGGCTGCTGGGCGCGATCGCCAGTGAGGAGGCGCGGGCGGGACTGGCGCAGGCCGCGCGGTACGGCGCGGTGCTGCACCCGTCCCGGCCCCTGAGCCATCCGGACCGTCCCGGCGCCGATCTGCGCAGCCCGCTGCTCGTGCGGCTGGGGGCACGGGACGGGCGGATCTACGCCCGGGAGTGGCCGGGGCCGGTCTCGTTCCTGGTGGGCACCGACTCGACCTCGCACAGTCTGGCGCTGTTCCGTGGCACCGTGGGCCGCCGCGGCGCGCTGTATGCCGCGGTGCACTCGACCGACCCGCTGGTGCTGGCGGTCGCTGAGACGGCTGCCCTGGACGCCGGGGTGCATCTCGTGCAGAACCTCGCGGGCGACTTCCCCGCCGACCCCTCTTCGGCCGGCGCGGACCTGCCCGCCACGGGCGCCCACTTCGTCACGGGGCGGTTCCGTGTGGTGCGGTCCCGGCGGCATGCGGTCACGGCTGCCCCGGCTCCGGCTGCGGGGCAGGCCCCGGTCCCGGTTGCGATCCCTGCCCTGGCCCCGATGGCGGAGCCGGCTCGCGTTACGGTGCCGGACGCCGGCTCCTCCATCGAACTGCTCGACGTCTGA
- a CDS encoding Lrp/AsnC family transcriptional regulator, whose translation MSEETSPPGSVPGRTAVPLDDIDRQILARLLRDGRVSVRALAEDVHISRANAYTRIGRLVAEEVITGFTAQLNPQRAGLGTSAYVTLTIEQNAWRDISRELRDMPYVEHVVLVTGDFDVLVLVRAPDNLALRRLVLESIQAVPGVRATRTWLVFDEVRGRGADWTA comes from the coding sequence GTGTCCGAGGAAACCTCACCGCCGGGGTCGGTACCCGGACGAACTGCCGTTCCGCTCGACGACATCGACCGGCAGATCCTGGCCCGGCTGCTCAGGGACGGCCGGGTGTCGGTCCGGGCACTCGCGGAGGACGTGCACATCTCACGCGCCAACGCGTACACGCGCATCGGCAGGCTGGTGGCGGAGGAGGTCATCACGGGCTTCACCGCGCAGCTCAACCCGCAGCGGGCGGGCCTGGGCACGAGCGCGTACGTGACGTTGACCATCGAGCAGAACGCCTGGCGTGACATCTCGCGCGAGCTGCGCGACATGCCGTACGTCGAGCATGTCGTCCTCGTCACCGGCGACTTCGACGTCCTGGTGCTGGTCCGCGCACCGGACAACCTGGCGCTGCGCCGCCTCGTGCTGGAGAGCATCCAGGCGGTGCCAGGCGTGCGCGCGACCCGCACCTGGCTGGTCTTCGACGAGGTGCGGGGACGCGGCGCCGACTGGACCGCCTGA
- the pdhA gene encoding pyruvate dehydrogenase (acetyl-transferring) E1 component subunit alpha, with protein sequence MSVKSLRQTVQVLLPSLTPVRFVAEDGTPVARPPAGYTEPPVETLRDAYRRMVLGRRFDTQATALTKQGRLAVYPSSRGQEACQIGAVLALRPDDWLFPTYRDSMALVTRGIDPLEVLTLLRGDWHCGYDAAATRVAPQCTPLATQVLHATGMAESLRRKGGDGVAMALVGDGATSEGDFHEALNFAAVFRAPVVFFVQNNKYAISVPLARQTAAPALAYKGVGYGVRSEQVDGNDLVAVLAVLTAAVEHARAGHGPFLVEAHTYRMDAHTNADDATRYRDDEEVERWSAADPLSRLEAHLRARGALTDEDVAAVREEAETRAADLRAGMNADTVADPLELFDHVYAEPTPQLREQRALLAAELADLAEADEPTTLQTQED encoded by the coding sequence ATGTCCGTGAAGAGCCTCCGACAGACGGTCCAGGTCCTCCTGCCGTCCCTCACGCCGGTGCGGTTCGTGGCCGAGGACGGCACCCCGGTGGCCAGGCCGCCGGCCGGATACACCGAGCCCCCGGTCGAGACCCTGCGCGACGCCTACCGGCGGATGGTCCTGGGACGCCGGTTCGACACCCAGGCGACCGCGCTCACCAAGCAGGGGCGGCTCGCTGTCTACCCGTCCAGCCGAGGTCAGGAGGCATGCCAGATCGGCGCCGTACTCGCCCTGCGCCCGGACGACTGGCTCTTCCCGACCTACCGGGACTCCATGGCCCTGGTCACCCGCGGCATCGACCCCCTCGAGGTACTGACGCTGCTGCGCGGCGACTGGCACTGCGGCTACGACGCGGCCGCCACCCGCGTCGCACCCCAGTGCACGCCGCTGGCCACCCAGGTGCTGCACGCCACAGGCATGGCGGAGTCGCTGCGCCGCAAGGGCGGGGACGGTGTGGCGATGGCCCTTGTCGGGGACGGCGCCACCAGCGAGGGCGACTTCCACGAGGCGCTGAACTTCGCGGCCGTCTTCCGCGCGCCGGTCGTCTTCTTCGTCCAGAACAACAAGTACGCGATCTCCGTGCCGTTGGCCCGGCAGACCGCGGCGCCCGCCCTCGCGTACAAGGGTGTCGGCTACGGGGTGCGCTCCGAGCAGGTCGACGGCAACGACCTGGTCGCCGTGCTGGCGGTGCTGACCGCGGCCGTCGAGCACGCCCGCGCCGGGCACGGTCCCTTCCTGGTCGAGGCGCACACCTACCGGATGGACGCGCACACGAACGCCGACGACGCGACCCGCTACCGGGACGACGAGGAGGTCGAGCGGTGGAGCGCCGCCGACCCGCTCAGCCGACTGGAGGCACACCTGCGGGCGCGCGGCGCGCTCACCGACGAGGACGTCGCGGCGGTGCGGGAGGAGGCGGAGACCCGGGCAGCCGACCTGCGCGCGGGCATGAACGCGGACACCGTCGCCGACCCGCTGGAGCTGTTCGACCACGTCTACGCCGAGCCGACCCCGCAACTGCGCGAACAGCGCGCCCTGTTGGCCGCCGAGCTGGCCGATCTCGCCGAAGCCGACGAACCCACCACGCTTCAGACTCAGGAGGACTGA
- a CDS encoding alpha-ketoacid dehydrogenase subunit beta, which translates to MAKVTMAQALNTALRDALREDERVLVFGEDVGPLGGVFRITDGLTRDFGEQRCFDTPLAEAGIVGLAVGMAMGGFRPVVEMQFDAFAYPAFEQIASHVAKLRNRTRGRLTLPMVIRIPYAGGIGGVEHHCDSSEAYYAHTPGLKVVTPATAEDAYWLLRDAVADPDPVVFLEPKKLYWSREDTDLERRAALPFGRAAVRREGRDATVVAYGPSVPVALAAAEAAAAEGIELEVVDLRTLVPFDDETVTASVRRTGRCLVVQEAQGFAGVGAEIAARVQERCFHSLAAPVLRVAGFDIPYPPPKLEHAHLPGVDRILDAVDRLQLADEPDTRHLLRGAVA; encoded by the coding sequence ATGGCCAAGGTCACGATGGCGCAGGCGCTGAACACCGCTCTGCGCGACGCGCTGCGCGAGGACGAGCGCGTACTCGTCTTCGGCGAGGACGTCGGCCCCCTCGGCGGCGTCTTCCGGATCACCGACGGACTGACCCGCGACTTCGGCGAGCAGCGCTGCTTCGACACCCCGCTGGCCGAGGCCGGAATCGTCGGACTGGCCGTCGGCATGGCGATGGGCGGCTTCCGGCCCGTGGTGGAGATGCAGTTCGACGCCTTCGCGTACCCCGCCTTCGAGCAGATCGCCTCGCACGTCGCCAAGCTGCGCAACCGCACCCGGGGGCGGCTCACGCTACCGATGGTGATCCGCATCCCGTACGCGGGCGGCATCGGCGGAGTCGAGCACCACTGCGACTCCAGCGAGGCGTACTACGCGCACACGCCGGGACTCAAGGTCGTCACCCCGGCGACGGCCGAGGACGCGTACTGGCTGCTGCGCGACGCCGTGGCCGACCCCGACCCGGTGGTCTTCCTGGAGCCCAAGAAGCTGTACTGGTCGCGGGAGGACACCGACCTGGAGCGGCGCGCCGCTCTGCCGTTCGGGCGGGCGGCGGTCCGGCGAGAGGGCCGTGACGCCACGGTCGTCGCGTACGGGCCGTCGGTTCCGGTGGCCCTGGCCGCCGCGGAAGCCGCCGCGGCCGAGGGCATCGAACTCGAGGTCGTCGACCTGCGGACCCTGGTGCCCTTCGACGACGAGACGGTCACGGCATCCGTACGCCGGACCGGGCGCTGTCTGGTCGTCCAGGAGGCCCAGGGCTTCGCGGGTGTCGGGGCGGAGATCGCCGCACGCGTGCAGGAACGCTGCTTCCACTCGCTGGCCGCACCCGTCCTGAGGGTCGCAGGCTTCGACATCCCGTATCCGCCGCCGAAGCTGGAGCACGCGCACCTGCCCGGCGTCGACCGGATCCTCGACGCCGTCGACCGCCTCCAACTCGCCGACGAGCCGGACACCCGGCACCTCCTGAGGGGAGCGGTCGCATGA
- a CDS encoding dihydrolipoamide acetyltransferase family protein, whose product MTTATLQEQLFRLPDLGEGLAEAEIIEWKVAVGDTVTIDQIVVEVETAKAAVEVPVPYAGTVLRLHAEAGTALAVGEPLITVGAPASGGVAASEGAGRVGGAVGSGGGPRPGAPGAGTADGTSGTAPGGPVSVDAAAERYREEEQAGSGNVLIGYGTGHGPATSRRRRRRAAAVAPGEATGGASTSSTGAAAADAEAQIGAGTPAHDGHPAPAPAPAPAGPSHAPRVISPLVRRMARDHGVDLAGLAPSGPAGVVLRRDVEQAIALAPQAATGPGVTADATAQQAPAPEAPRSPDGPERIPLRGIRGAIANKLSRSRTEIPDATTWVDVDATGLLQAKKALEAAEPGRRIGLLALLARICVAGLSRYPELNSTVDTERREIVRFSEVHLGFAAQTERGLVVPVVRDAQHMTTVQLAAELTRLTDLARNGSLPPDRLTGGTFTLNNYGVFGVDGSTPIINHPEAALLGAGRIVDKPWVVDGALAVRKVMQLSLSFDHRVCDGGVAGGFLRYVADCVERPVILLADI is encoded by the coding sequence ATGACCACCGCAACGCTCCAGGAGCAGCTGTTCCGGTTGCCCGACCTCGGCGAAGGACTGGCCGAGGCAGAGATCATCGAGTGGAAGGTCGCGGTCGGCGACACGGTGACGATCGACCAGATCGTGGTCGAGGTCGAGACCGCCAAGGCCGCGGTCGAGGTACCGGTCCCGTACGCGGGCACCGTGCTGCGGCTGCACGCGGAGGCGGGCACGGCCCTGGCGGTGGGGGAGCCGCTGATCACGGTGGGGGCGCCGGCCTCCGGCGGCGTCGCAGCCTCCGAGGGGGCCGGGCGTGTCGGGGGCGCCGTCGGGTCCGGTGGCGGACCTCGCCCCGGGGCGCCGGGGGCCGGTACGGCCGATGGCACCTCCGGTACGGCGCCGGGCGGGCCGGTGTCGGTCGACGCGGCCGCGGAGCGTTATAGGGAGGAGGAACAGGCCGGTTCCGGCAACGTCCTGATCGGCTACGGCACCGGCCACGGCCCGGCGACTTCACGCCGCCGCCGTCGGCGCGCCGCCGCGGTGGCCCCGGGCGAGGCGACCGGGGGCGCGAGCACCTCAAGCACCGGTGCCGCGGCTGCCGATGCCGAGGCCCAGATCGGCGCCGGAACACCGGCGCACGACGGGCACCCGGCCCCGGCCCCGGCCCCTGCCCCGGCAGGACCGTCACACGCACCCCGGGTGATCTCCCCCCTCGTTCGGAGGATGGCCCGGGACCACGGTGTCGACCTCGCCGGTCTGGCGCCGTCCGGTCCCGCCGGCGTCGTCCTGAGACGGGACGTGGAGCAGGCCATCGCGCTGGCCCCGCAGGCGGCCACCGGCCCCGGCGTCACGGCGGACGCCACGGCTCAGCAGGCGCCCGCGCCGGAGGCGCCAAGGTCACCCGACGGTCCCGAGCGCATCCCGCTGCGCGGAATACGGGGTGCCATCGCGAACAAGCTCTCCCGCAGCCGCACCGAGATCCCCGACGCCACCACCTGGGTCGACGTGGACGCGACCGGCCTGCTCCAGGCCAAGAAGGCACTGGAGGCTGCCGAACCCGGCCGCCGCATCGGGCTGTTGGCCCTGCTGGCCCGCATCTGCGTCGCCGGACTCAGCCGCTACCCGGAACTGAACTCCACGGTGGACACCGAGCGGCGCGAGATCGTCCGCTTCAGCGAGGTGCACCTCGGCTTCGCCGCCCAGACGGAACGCGGCCTGGTCGTCCCCGTCGTCCGCGACGCCCAGCACATGACGACCGTACAACTGGCCGCCGAACTCACCCGGTTGACCGATCTCGCCCGCAACGGGAGCCTGCCGCCCGACCGTCTGACCGGCGGGACCTTCACCCTCAACAACTACGGCGTGTTCGGCGTGGACGGATCCACGCCCATCATCAACCACCCGGAGGCCGCCCTGCTCGGCGCGGGCCGCATCGTCGACAAACCCTGGGTGGTGGACGGCGCGCTCGCAGTGCGCAAGGTCATGCAGCTCTCCCTCAGCTTCGACCACAGGGTGTGCGACGGCGGTGTGGCCGGCGGCTTCCTGCGCTATGTGGCCGACTGCGTGGAGCGTCCGGTGATCCTGCTCGCCGACATCTGA
- the paaN gene encoding phenylacetic acid degradation protein PaaN gives MSTDPHPDFFVRHTDLLHQAVERAADRGYWTPYPETPSTSAYGAGAPELGEAAFRGRLGRPFPLEGHPTTGTVPAAEVSPYGFPLGISYPHLVPEVAVATAKAAAVAWRAASPDTRAGVAAEILARLNAASFEIAHAVQHTTGQPFGMAFQAGSPHAQDRGLEAVAYAWQEQRRHPATARWSKPRRRGGPLVMDKTFTPVGRGVAVLIACNTFPTWNGYPGLFASLVTGNPVVVKPHRRAVLPLAITVRIAREVLAEAGFDPDVVLLAAERDGERTAPALATHPDVRIVDFTGSSEFGDWLEANARQAVVHTEKSGLNTVVVDSTDDYAGLLRNLAFSLSLYSGQMCTTPQNILVPRDGFPTDQGPRTADEFATDLGAALDKVLGDPARAAATLGAIVNPGVLGRLAEAAALDRTAHPSRELAHPDPPEAVVRTPLVARLDAEADEKTYTSEWFGPVSFVIGTDSTAHSLRLLHDTVRRHGALTASVYATHEGVLEAARATALEAGVHLSENLTGGVFVNQSAAFSDFHGTAANPAANAALTDPAFVTGRFSVVQSRRHAPASALAEENTDA, from the coding sequence GTGTCCACTGACCCACACCCCGACTTCTTCGTACGCCATACGGATCTTCTCCACCAGGCGGTGGAGCGTGCCGCCGACCGCGGCTATTGGACGCCGTACCCGGAAACCCCCAGCACCTCCGCGTACGGAGCCGGGGCACCCGAGCTGGGCGAGGCCGCCTTCCGCGGCCGCCTCGGCCGTCCCTTCCCCCTCGAAGGGCACCCCACGACCGGTACCGTCCCCGCCGCCGAGGTCTCCCCCTACGGCTTTCCCCTCGGCATCAGCTACCCCCACCTGGTGCCCGAGGTCGCGGTCGCGACGGCCAAGGCAGCCGCCGTGGCGTGGCGCGCCGCGAGCCCGGACACCCGGGCCGGCGTCGCGGCCGAAATCCTGGCCCGGCTGAACGCGGCGAGCTTCGAGATCGCGCACGCCGTCCAGCACACCACCGGCCAGCCCTTCGGTATGGCCTTCCAGGCAGGCAGCCCGCACGCCCAGGACCGCGGGCTCGAAGCGGTCGCGTACGCCTGGCAGGAGCAGCGGCGCCATCCGGCCACCGCCCGCTGGAGCAAGCCGCGACGCAGGGGCGGCCCACTCGTCATGGACAAGACCTTCACCCCTGTCGGACGCGGAGTGGCGGTGCTGATCGCCTGCAACACCTTCCCCACCTGGAACGGCTATCCGGGGCTCTTCGCGAGCCTGGTCACCGGCAACCCGGTGGTGGTCAAGCCGCACCGGCGGGCCGTACTGCCGCTGGCGATCACCGTGCGCATCGCCCGCGAGGTCCTGGCGGAGGCCGGATTCGACCCGGACGTGGTGCTGCTCGCCGCCGAGCGCGACGGCGAGCGCACCGCGCCCGCCCTGGCCACCCACCCCGACGTACGCATCGTGGACTTCACCGGCTCCAGCGAGTTCGGCGACTGGCTGGAGGCCAACGCCCGCCAGGCCGTCGTGCACACGGAGAAGTCCGGGCTCAACACCGTCGTCGTCGACTCCACGGACGACTACGCGGGGCTCCTGCGCAACCTGGCGTTCTCGCTCTCCCTCTACAGCGGCCAGATGTGCACCACTCCGCAGAACATCCTCGTCCCCCGCGACGGCTTCCCGACCGATCAAGGGCCGCGTACGGCCGACGAGTTCGCCACCGACCTGGGCGCCGCCCTGGACAAGGTGCTCGGCGACCCGGCCCGCGCCGCCGCCACCCTCGGCGCGATCGTGAACCCCGGGGTGCTGGGGCGCCTGGCGGAGGCGGCGGCACTGGACCGCACCGCCCACCCCTCCCGCGAACTGGCTCACCCCGACCCCCCGGAGGCGGTGGTCCGCACCCCGCTGGTGGCCCGGCTCGACGCCGAGGCCGACGAGAAGACGTACACCAGTGAGTGGTTCGGGCCGGTCTCCTTCGTCATCGGCACCGACTCCACCGCACACAGCCTGCGGCTTCTGCACGACACCGTGCGGCGGCACGGCGCCCTGACCGCCTCCGTGTACGCGACCCACGAGGGCGTACTGGAGGCGGCACGGGCGACCGCGTTGGAGGCGGGCGTGCACCTGTCGGAGAACCTGACCGGCGGCGTCTTCGTCAACCAGTCCGCCGCCTTCAGCGACTTCCACGGCACCGCGGCCAACCCCGCCGCCAACGCCGCCCTCACCGACCCGGCGTTCGTCACCGGCCGCTTCTCGGTCGTCCAGTCCCGCCGCCACGCACCCGCGTCCGCGCTCGCCGAGGAGAACACCGATGCCTGA
- a CDS encoding thiolase family protein, whose translation MPDEVYLIDGARTPQGRYGGALASVRPDDLAALVVGEAIRRSGVPADAVDEVILGAANQAGEDNRDVARMAVLLAGLPHTVPGYTVNRLCASGLTAVASAAQAIRAGEADLVVAGGVESMTRAPWVMAKPGTPWARPGQVHDTSIGWRFTNPRFPATTTLSMGETAEEVAALDGITRLDADAFALRSHRRALAAQQAGRFAKEIVPVPVKDGEVTQDEGPRPSTSLERLGGLRTVFRADGIVTAGNSSPLSDGAAALVVASGAAVERYGLTPRARVVTAASAGVEPHLMGLGPVPATVKALDRAGWTAGDLDAVELNEAFAAQALAVVRRLKLDADRVNADGGAIALGHPLGCSGARILLTLLGRMEREDARRGLATLCVGVGQGVAMLVERP comes from the coding sequence ATGCCTGACGAGGTCTATCTGATCGACGGGGCCCGCACCCCGCAGGGCCGTTACGGCGGCGCCCTGGCGTCCGTACGCCCCGACGACCTGGCCGCCCTCGTCGTCGGGGAGGCGATACGGCGCTCCGGGGTCCCGGCCGACGCCGTGGACGAGGTGATCCTCGGCGCCGCCAACCAGGCCGGCGAGGACAACCGGGACGTGGCCCGGATGGCGGTACTGCTGGCCGGACTGCCGCACACCGTGCCCGGCTACACCGTCAACCGGCTCTGCGCCTCCGGGCTGACGGCCGTCGCCTCGGCCGCCCAGGCGATACGGGCGGGGGAGGCCGACCTGGTCGTGGCGGGCGGAGTGGAGTCGATGACCCGCGCCCCTTGGGTGATGGCCAAGCCCGGCACGCCCTGGGCCCGGCCCGGCCAGGTGCACGACACCTCCATCGGCTGGCGCTTCACCAACCCCCGCTTCCCCGCCACGACCACCCTGTCGATGGGCGAGACGGCGGAGGAGGTCGCCGCTCTGGACGGCATCACCCGCCTCGACGCGGACGCCTTCGCGCTGCGCAGCCACCGGCGGGCGCTCGCCGCCCAGCAGGCGGGCCGCTTCGCGAAAGAGATCGTCCCGGTGCCGGTGAAGGACGGCGAGGTCACCCAGGACGAGGGGCCCCGGCCGTCCACCTCGTTGGAGAGGCTGGGCGGACTGCGCACCGTCTTCCGCGCCGACGGAATCGTCACCGCGGGCAATTCCTCGCCGCTGTCCGACGGGGCCGCGGCCCTGGTGGTGGCGAGCGGGGCGGCGGTCGAGCGGTACGGGCTCACTCCCCGGGCCCGTGTCGTCACCGCCGCCTCGGCCGGGGTCGAGCCCCACCTGATGGGGCTCGGTCCTGTTCCGGCCACCGTCAAGGCGCTGGACCGGGCCGGATGGACGGCCGGTGACCTGGACGCGGTCGAGCTGAACGAGGCCTTCGCCGCTCAGGCGTTGGCGGTCGTCCGCCGGCTGAAGCTCGACGCGGACCGCGTCAACGCCGACGGCGGCGCCATCGCCCTCGGCCACCCGCTGGGCTGCTCCGGCGCCCGCATCCTGCTCACCCTGCTCGGCCGCATGGAACGCGAGGACGCCCGCCGGGGACTGGCGACCCTGTGCGTCGGCGTCGGACAGGGCGTGGCGATGCTCGTGGAGCGGCCATGA